GGCAATATCGCGTTTAATAACGCAGGAATCCCGTGTCCGTCTGCCCGGACCAACCGCTGGGCATGACTGGCTGCCGGAAAATTGGCATCACCGAGCACAATTTCATCCGCGTGACCCATCTCCATCAGAATCTTCAGCAGCTCAGGCGAGAGCAAATGAGATATGCCTTTTAGCATGGTATGACATCCTTTTTCATCAAATTAAGATGCAAAGATTAAATCTACGCCAGGAACGTCAGTCCCAGGAGTCGATGAACCTCACTGTTGTACCTGCTGCTGCTCAACAATGGTCTTGTAATGTTGGAATGCTGCCTCCCAATCCTCGTTGGACTCAGGCTCGTACCAGGCAAGCGGAAAAGACCGCTTGACGAGTTCTACTCCCTCTTCCCGAGTGCGCAATGTACCATTCGCCACAAATTGAACCAGCATATTCCCGATAGCACTTGCTTCGATCGGTCCGGCCCACACCGTACGGCCCATGGCATTGGCCGTATACCGGCATAACAGCTCGTTTTGTATGCCGCCGCCAACCATATGAAGCCCATCGTAATACTGTCCTGTAAGAACCTCCATCCGCTCAAGCACTTCACGGTATCTTAGGGCCAAGCTCTGCAGTATACACTGGACATACTCTCCGGTGCTATGCGGAATAGGTTGCCCTGTCTCCCGGCAGTAATCCCGAATTTCTGCCGTCATATCCGCCGGATTCATGAAGCGCAGGTCATCCGGGTTTATGAAGCTGCGGAACGATTCTGCAGCCTGCGCGAGTTCAACCAGCTCTGCAAAAGAATACGTTAATCCTTGATTCTCCCATTGACGCTTGCACTCCTGAAGTATCCAAAGGCCCATGATATTCTTCAGCAATTGAAAGGTTTGATAAGCTCCACCCTCATTGGAGAAGTCTGCTTCCAGCACGTCCGTATGGACAAGCGGCTCCGGAAGCTCGGTGCCAAGAAGCGACCAAGTTCCACATACAAGATAGGCAAAACGGGATGTGTTTGCCGGAACGGCTACCACGGCGGATTCCGTATCATGCGAAGCTACAGCAATCGCTTTAATCGCCGGAACGCCCAGCTCTTGCGCTACGGTATCCTGCAGCCTTCCAATCACGGTTCCCGGCTGTACGGGTTCAATGAACAGGGATGCGGGAAGCCCCAGTTCCTCCATTAACGGTTCATTCCACTTGCCTTCAGTAACATGGTATAGCTGAGTAGTGGTTGCCATAGTAAACTCGCACGCCTGGACCCCCGTCAGAAAATAGTTCAGAAGATCCGGAGTGAGCAGAAACTTATCCGCAATTTCCAGCATCGGGGATTTTGATTTCAGCATCGCATTTAACTGGAAGATCGTGTTAAACGGCATGAATTGCAGACCGGTTTCTTGAAACAGACGTTCTCTGCCGACCTGGTCGCAGGTTTCCTCCACCATGCCTTCCGTCCGCAGATCCCGGTAATGATAAGGAACTCCGATGAGCTCTCCATTACGGTCAATCAGTCCATAATCGACGCCCCATGAATCGATGCCATAACTGACCGGTTGATAGCCGGCCTGGAACGCTTTGCGGATGCCATGCTTAACCTCCTGCAGCAGCATCGGGAAATTCCAGTGCAAATGCTTTCCCATCTGGACGGGTATATTGGCAAAGCGGTGAATCTCGGTAATCTTCAGCGTGCCGGGTGATTCATGATCAGAAGAGGTGATCTCGCCCAGCAGCGCCCGGCCGCTGCTGGCCCCCAAGTCAAACGCAAGCACCGCAGATGATTTGCTCATAAGCCGCATCCTTTCTCACCTTTAGTACTATACCGATCCGAGTTTTGAACAACCGGATCTGTTCCACAATCTTTCTATTTCATCTTCTGCAGAAGCTGAATACGATAATCTTCGCTCTCCAGCGCAGCAATATCGTCCACTTCCTGGTCTGTCAGCGGCACCGGTGTGCCGGCTGCCTTGGCGCTCAGATAAATTTTGGCGCTCTCTTCAACTACCTGAGTTCGGTAATACGCTTCACGCAGATTCCGGCCAGTTGTGACCAGTCCGTGGTTCCCCAGCAGGATTGAACTGGCTGCAGTTACTTTCTCCGCGACGGCATCTGCCAGCAAATCCGTCGTAGGAATGATGTAAGGGATATAGGCCGTACGTCCAACCAATGCCGCCTGATCCGGGAACATCACCGGCAGTTCCTTCTCCACCAACGTAAAGGCAATGCAATGCGATGGATGCGTATGCACCATCGCCCCGATATCGGGGTTGCTGCGGTATCCATACAGATGCATCAGCACTTCGGAAGATGGTCGTAGACCTATATCGGTAATATCGCCGGTCGGGATATCCACTTCAATCCATTGCTCCGGTTCAATCTCCTCCAGCGCAAAACCGCTCGGGGACAAATACATTTTGTCCCCGGCTCTGGCGCTGATGTTTCCTCCCGGTCCTACAACGAGTCCACTGTCGACGATTTTTTTGGCATACTTGCAGAGCTCGTTTCTCGTGTCCATATTCAGCATGATGTCCTACTCCTCTCGATTGACCTTATTTATATAGAGGACCGAAGTTCTGACAAGCGCGGAAATCGGCGCTCTCCGGATCGGTCGTTCCAAACATCCCCCATGCACGCGGGCGGAACACCTCTTCGGCAGGTACATTATGCATGTTGACCGGAATACGCAGGACCGAAGCCAGGGTGATAAGATCCGCTCCGATATGTCCATAACTGATCACGCCATGGTTAGCCCCCCACTGGTTCATGACCTCATAAACGCTTGAGAACGCACCCTGTCCCGTAAGGTTCGGTACAAACCAGGTCGTTGGCCATGTTGGGTCGGTACGCTTGTCGAGCGTGTCGTGCACCTCCGCCGGCAGGTCCACGGAATAGCCTTCGGCGATTTGCAGGACGGGACCAAGCCCTTTTACCAAGTTTAGACGGAACATCGTCATCGGCATGCCGCCGCGCGTCAAGTAGTCGGTTGAGTAACCGCCGCCTCGGAAATACTCCAGGTTAGCCGGTCTCCATTGCGTGGCCTTCAGCGTGCGATCAACCTCTTCATCCGTGATCTCCCAGAATGGTTTCATAGCCGGTTTGCCGTCAATCTCCTGCTCGCCCGTTCCATCCAGTGCAGCCGAGCCGGAATTGATCAAATGCAGGATGCCGTTCTCCGCTTTGCCTTCAAGCTTATAGCCGGTCACCCGTTCCACCGAAGCCGGACTCCAGTACGTCCGTACATCCGCAAAAATCTGTGCCGTATTGGTTAACAGGTATCCGAACAGCATGCCGACTCCATTGAGGCTGTCATTCTCCGTTGCCACGATATAAGGCGAACGTCTGCCGTTCCAATCGAAGGAGGAATTGAGGATGGTCTCCAGGAAGTCACCGTTAGGGGAATGATCCGTCCACTGGCGCTGACCTTGGAATCCGGAAGCGATTGCGCTGTGGCCCTGAGCTTCCTCTTCGAAGCCAAGCTCCTTCAGACGCGGATTGCCGATCATCAAATCGCGGGTGATCAGCGTCATTTTGACGACGGTTTCCCACTCCAGATCCTTGCGCTCCCGGCTGTTCTGGAGATGATCCGGATTGTTATCCGCTCCTTCGGTACAGTTCTCCTTCACCCAAGCGAGCGCCTGCTTATACTCTTCAGGGTCATAAATGCCTTCTTCCAAGCGGCGCGTAAACTCGCTCATGTCCACATATTCATTCCGCATGCCCAGATACTCCTGGAAGAAGCTGTCGTCCACGATCGAGCCGGCGATGCCCATCGACACCGAGCCCATAGATAAATACGATTGTTCGCGCATATACGCAGCAGCCAAGCCGCTCCGTGCAAAACGCAGAAGCTTCTCTTGAACGTCATCCGGAATACGGGTATCCCCTTCATCCTGAACGTCTTCACCATAGATACCGAATGCAGGAAGCCCCTTCTGGGCATGGGCCGACAATACAGCGGCCAGGTAAACCGCCCCTGGACGTCCTGTTCCGTTGAAGCCCCATACAGCCTTCGGACGGGAAGGATCGGCATCCATCGTCTCGGTGCCGTAACACCAGCAAGGCGTAACGGTTATCGTCAGGCCGACCTCGGCATTCTTGAATTTTTTGGCGGCTGCAGTCGCTTCGGCAACACCACCAATGCACGTATCCGCAATCACGCATTCAACCGGCTCGCCGTTCGGATATTTGAGCTCCTTCGTCAACATCTCGGCGACAGCCTTAGCCAGATTCATGGTCTGTTCCTCGAGAGATTCCCGTACCCCTCTCCGTCTTCCATCTATCGTAGGGCGAATGCCGATTTTCGGAAATCCGTCCCGCCATCTGTAATCGTTTTCAATTGTCATGTGTGTTACGCCTCCCTATAAGGATTATGACATCATTGTAAGATTATTCGGTGCAAGAGATAACCCACTATTTTGTTATATCGAATCATAATTTCAGCAAGACAGTGAACCATTCCGAATAGCAGATGTAAACGATATCCGCATCGAAGGGCGTTTTGCATTATAATAGGTAGAGGATGTTGCTTTCCAGGAGGGACAAGAACGTGCCAAAGATCGAAATCTCGCATAGCAAAAGCGATCACTTCCGCTTCATCAAAAATCCGCAGCTGCTCTTTGCCGGGCAGGTCGTGGACGAGGACTTCTTTTATGGACCGCCGCAAATTCATGATTTCTGCGAGATCATCTATGTTGTAGAAGGACGCGGAGAATTCACTATTGCAGGAAAAGTATACGAACTCCACAAAGGCGATGTCGCGATTTATAACCCCGGCATTCCTCACGAGGAGAGATCTATCACGGACGGGCCTTTTAAGGTGATCTACTGCGGCGTGGATTCGCTTCACATTGAAGGGGTTCCCCAGGGCATGCTGCTCCCGGCTTATGTGGAGCCGGTCATATCCTGTGAGAAATACGCCTATAAAGTGGAGAGCTATCTTTCCGAGATCCTCCGTGAATGCGATTCTCAGGTGCTGGGGTATGAAACACTGAGCACCAACCTGCTGATGTCATTGATTACCGTGATCTATCGCATTGTGGACGTGAAGCACCAATTCCAGTCCTTGAAGGGCAAGAACGAAATTGCGCTGCGGACCAAACACTTTATCGACACCAATTATACCCAGAGCATCAGTCTCAAGGACATTGCCGATACGATGTATGTCAGTCAGCATTATTTATCGCATCTGTTCAAAAAAGAAGTCGGCGATTCCCCCTTCAATTACTTGATATCCCGCCGGATTGAAGAGGCCAAGCGCCTGCTGGCAGATTCCGAAATGCCGATACATGAGGTTGCTTCTCAAGTAGGTTACGGCAACGACAAGTACTTCTCGATGTTATTCAAGAAAATTACCGGACAAACGCCGAGTTCGTTCCGGGAACAGAGCAAAATGGGTACGGAGTAAGGGATTGCAATTTTATCTTTCCAGCAAAGCAGGCAGCCGTTGTGGTACGGCTGCCTGCTTTTTTAAATATGAACGGCATCCGCCTTCTATGTCGTCAAAAGTATGGGGCATGCTTGATTTTGATGGGACCGACCGCTTCGATCTTGCTCTGGCATCCCAGACGATATCCTTCTTCGATCTCCTCAGGATCCAAGCGTTGTTCTTCGGCCAGATTGGGCTCGGACAAATACTCGATTCCCTCCGCCACCATGCAGCGGCAGCGCGCACAAGTTCCTCTTTTGCAAAAAGAGTTCCAGTCCACGTCATTCCGTTCGGCCAGATCAAGCACTGTCATGCCAAGAACAGGCGCCACACTGCGGCGAACCTCGCGACCTGTTAGTTCAATGATCCGATCCGGTACGGCTTCGATCATCTCTTCCGGGATGGACGAGTTGTTGGCTTCGCTATTCCTACCCTTTTTGTTTTTCCAGAATTTAAACACGCGCGTTATCCCCCTATGCATGTAATCATCAGGTTATGTATAAAATCCTTCATTTATTATACCGGAAAGTTTAAAAAATCAACATGCTTACTCTTATCTATTCTATGACATTGACATCATGGAATTGGAACTCTATGAAAATTTTGCTATACTAGCGTATGCTAGACCTAATTCCATATTCTATGAAATCATTCTATTATTTAATGGATCGGAGGAAATACCAAAGCATGCTGCATAAACAAATAGGAAAAACAGCTGTCGCTGCCGTTCTTGCCTTATCCTTGCTCGGCACCGCACCCCATGTTGGTCAGGTATATGCTGAGCCTGCCATATCGGTAAAGCTGGATGATGTTACGCTAACCTTCGATGCGGCTCCGCGGGTAGACAAAGGGGTCACCTACGTTCCATTCCGGACGGTCGGTGAAGCGCTGGGCATTCAAATCACTTGGAATAGCAAGACGCAAACCGTAAAGGCCATCGGCAGTGTGAAAGGCCAATCGACTGAAGTGTTACTTCAGGTGGGAAGCACGACAGCAACGGTCAATGGAAAACAAGTGAAGCTTGCGGCCCCGCCGGTTCAACGGGAAGGCCGTGTACTGATCCCGCTTAGCTCGTTCAGCAGCCAATTCGGTGTCGATGTGGGCTGGAATCAGGCAACTCGCACGGTCTCCCTTGTATCGCCGCAGCGCGAGATGCATTTGAGAGCCTTCTATGCATTGCAATCTTTCCAAGAACGGGATCTTGTTGCATCTATGAATTCAGTCGCCTTTGGATGGAGCCGCATCGATCGTGAGGGTCAGTTCACGCTTCAAGGCGACGAGTACCGCCTGCCCGCTGCGGCCGGTGACGTTACGCCGCAATCGATGGTAGCAGATGCTGCGGACCAGAAGATTAAACCATACCTCATGGTCTACGCCTTGGATGGAAACGGCGAATTAACCAAAGTACTGAGCGATAGCAGCCTGCGCCAAAAGTCCATTGAAGGCATCACAGCCGCGGTAACGGAGAACGGCTTCGGCGGCGTCGTACTTGATTTTGAAGGGCTCGGTTTTAAACTGGATGTCGTAAACCAGCAGAAGCTGCTCAATGATTATGTCAAGCAATTAAAGGCAGCATTGCCGCATGACATTGCTCTGTCCTTAGCGGTGCCGCCATTGAACAGCGCCTATAAAGGCTATGATTACAAAACGCTTGCTTCCATCGCCGATGATCTCATCGTTATGGCTTATCAGTACAATCCGGTCGGAACCAAATCTCAGGTTCCCGAACCAAACAGTCTGGTGGACCAAGCGATCCAGTTGGCACTCCAAGCAGGTGTCCCGAAGCAGAAGCTTTTGCTTGGCATCAGCTTAAGCAGCGAAACAGCCACTTCCGTGGACGATAAGCTCGGTTTGGCCAAACGCTATGATCTGAAAGGCGCTGCTTTCTGGCGTCTTGGCTTGTTCCGTCTCTATAATAACGGGATGGAAGCAGCTGTGAATGCCTCTGTTGTTAAGGAGTAACCGAACAACCCCTGTGGGATTGACAAACTTATAGTAAGAAAAACTTCTATCGACGCTACTTTCACAGATGACAGACCGCAGTTAGTAGACGTTTTTCTTGCGATATCAGGAAGTCACAAGCTTCGAAGTTTATACTTTCTGATATCTAAAAAAAAGAAAGCCTGACAAGGACAACCCTTTGTCAGGCTTTCTGGTTATGTATTGAACCCTAAACTGCAATGTAATCCAATTAGCTTGCGCTTCCTACCAGCCTCGCATAATTTTCTTGACTCAACACACGACGTGCCGTGACATAACGTGGCTCGTAATATGAATCGCTAAGCTTGCTGATTCTGACTCCCTTGCTGCTGGAAGCATGCGCAAATTGTCCGTCACCAATGTAAACGCCTGCATGAGAAATTCCGCTGCCGCTTGTATTGAAGAATACCAAATCTCCAACCCGCAGATCTTCGCGATCTACATGTTCACCGGCTTGAGCCTGGCTTTGGGAAGTGCGTGGAAGATCCATATCGAAATTTCTAAACATGTACAGAATAAATCCGGAGCAATCAAACCCGCTAGTGGTCGTTCCGCCCCATTTGTATGGCGTTCCTACCAATTGCTTCACTTGATACTGAAAATTCGGTTGTTGATCAGCAAATGCTGATACGGCACCAGAAGAAAAAATAATTGCAGACCCTAGCAAAGTGATGACAAACTTCTTCAAAATATGTTCTCTCCTTCGATGCCTACGGAGTTAGCTAAGGGTTCGGTTGAAGGTTCCCTATACTCTCTATACAAGAGTAATTCACCCAAGACGGTTCCCCCGTTTTCCAAACGAAATTCGGCAAAATTCATTAACGTTTTGTAACCTTCTCTTAATATAGTATACAAGCAAGGATGCTGTCAATCATATCCTAAAAATCTATCGTTTTATGTTTGGAGCTGTCGTAAAGATGGTTAATTTCGTCCGACTATTTTTTAACCATCTCACACAGTCATGACAATTATGTAACTCTGCTTTCCTTCTCGAACTGCTTGTTACTCTCTTATTCTGTTCTCTTAAGCTGTTAATCTTTTATCTTTTGAACTTGGGAGTTTTACCCACCCAGCGGAGGTTTGAGGATAGCCGATCCTTTGGGAGTCCGTTTCTACCCTACCTATTCATTCCGGAAACGGACGGACAACAGAGCGGATAGCATCAAACCGGAGCGCCCTATGAGTCAAATCACGATGGCTGAAGCTTTGGCAGTCCGGGCAGCAATCAACCGTCTCATGAATCAATTGATGTCGGAACGCTTAAACAACAGCAGCACAATCATTGAAAAAGGGGAAACGGCGGAATATCCTGCACGCAGTGTGGATGCCATTACGGAAGAAATCGAAGCCGCCGCCGCGGATTACAGAAAGCTGGATTTGCTGATGGCAATCTCCAATACAACGCAAACCATTAGCTGGAACGGCGCCGACATGACCATCATGGAAGCGATCGAGCTGGCCAAACAGATCCGCAGCGATATCGGACAACTTGCTCATCTCGGCTCCCGTAAGAAGCTGGAGCGGCAGAGCAGCCGTGGCAGCGGAGATGGTGCCGTAACGCTGTTCAACGTCGCTTTATATGATCCGGAAGCTTATCAGGCGCAAGCGCGGAAGAAGGAACGCGAAGTAACCAAGCTCTCTTCACTGATTGAACATGCCAATCATACGTCCATGATTACGTTTGACGCATCCAAGTACATGGAATAGCGGCAGCCGCCGGCTCCAAGCCTGCAGGTCACCCCACGTGCGGGTTTGGAGCCGGCGGTTTCCGCCGGCATCGCGGGAAAGTGTGAGCAACCGCTTATTGTTTGTCGGATACAAACAAACCTAACCAGGAAACCAAAAACTCGCCTCCAGTGAAAACGGATGACGGCTTACGGTTCACGCCTATCACTTGTCACATGTTACGGACTTATAACGAAAAAAATGATCGCTCCGTTTCCCGCTCTCTATGAATAATTGGAAAGCCGCCCCCTGAAGGGCGGCTTTTGTCTAATTCGCTTAAGCTCGGTTAAAATGAAACTAAGTCGCCGATCCGAACGCTTATCTAACCTCTATTCCATCCTTTATCCTATCCGTAACGTTCTCTTTACACCTATGCTACTGGAACAAGGCCGCAGCTCCAACCAGACCAACATCGTCCCGAAGTCCTGCAGGAACGATCTCGTACGTGCCTAAATAGGATGGCATGACCAGCTTATCTGTCATTTCCCGCAGCTGCGGGAATAAAAGATCGCCTGCTCTGCTTACTCCCCCTCCAATCACGATGCGATCGGGGTTAAAACTGTGAATGACGTTAACCAGACCAAGCGCCATGTAATAAATAGCACGATCGATGACCTCCACTGCGACGGGGTCATAAAGACGTTTAGCCTCGAATACATGTTTAGCGTTCACTCCCACCTCGGCTGCGGCCAGTTCAGAAATTACGCTGGGCTGGGTGAGCATCCGCTGGGATGCTGCCTGGCCGATGGCCGTTCCTGAAGCAAATACCTCCCAGCAGCCGTGGCTCCCGCAATTGCACTGCGGACCGCTGGGATCAATGATATGATGTCCCAGTTCCCCAGCAAATGAACTGCTGCCCAGGAACAGCTTCCCATCCAGCACGATCCCTGAGCCGATACCGGTGCTTAGCGTCACGTACACCATGTTCGTCGACCCTCTTCCGGCACCTCTTACATACTCTCCCCATGCGGCTGCATTCGCGTCATTCAGCACCTGTACTTCCGTATAAAGATCACGTTCCATCCAGGCTTTGAGGGGGACATTCGTCCATTCCGGCAGATTCGTACCATGAATGACAATCCCCTCCCTACTGTTAACTGTTCCGGGTGAAGCCATCCCTACGCCTCGAAGAGGGTGGCCGTCCGACACGCTGCGGATCATGTTCGTAATTCTCGCGACCACTTCTTCAGCCGTACGCGCACCCGCTGTCTCCATTTGCTCCCGGTTCAGCAGCTGTCCTTCGGAATCAAAGAGCGCTGCCGCGATCTTCGTACCCCCAAGGTCAACGCCAACCACAAATTCTTGCTGTTTATTCCATACGGTTTGCAATTTTTGTTCACCTGTTTCCGATAGGTTTGCTACTTCTATTGATGTATGCTCTCAGCCAGCGATCGCAGCTCGACCGGATCGATGGGCTTCAGCCCTGATCGACCGTACCGAACAGCTGAGCCGAAATGGACCTCGCTCACACCGGTCCGGTCGATAAAATCGTGTATGATTTCCCACTTCAGACCATTGCCGGCCAATATTTTAAGTTCACTGCCTGCCGTTTGTTCTACAAGCTCCCGAATTCTCGGGATGGCCTGCGGTGCAGGCTGCGGTCCTCCTGACGTTAGGACACGGGTAACCGACGGGTATTTCTGCAATGTACGCAGTCCTTCAAACTGATCCTTCAGTTCATCAAAAGCCCGGTGGAACGTGACTTGCATATCTCCTGTCCATTCCAGCATTTTGACCAAGGAGTCCTCGTCAATCTTCCCTTCCGGAGTCAGCATGCCAAGCACAACGCCAGCTGCACCTGCCTTGCGGATCGCCTTAACCTCCGCCATCATGGTAGCTATATCATGTTCGTTGTACACAAAGGATCTGCTATGTGGTCTGACCATGACATGAACAGGAATCTGAACGGCTTTCACAACCTCTTCAACAAGCCCGATTCCCGGCGTAAGCCCGCCTTCGGTTATCGCCGTGATCAATTCCAGACGGTCCGCGCCATTCTTCTCTGCTGTGATGGCATCATCCACGCATGTTGCGATTATTTCAAGCAGCATCGTCGTCACTCCTTACTGAAGTTGATTCTTTATGCATGGAGAAACTGCTTCTCCACATAATCGGCGAGCAATCTTGCACCATAGCCGGTAGCCCCCGCTGCGGAGTGGGGGAATTCCCTTTTATACTGGACCGTGCCCGCCATATCGATGTGCACCCATTTCATGGAATCCGCCACAAAATGACGGATAAACAGCGCAGCCGTTATAGCGCCTGCCAAAGTTGACGTACCCACATTTTTCAGATCGGCATAATCGCTTCTGAGATCCGATTCATACTCGTCCATCAGCGGCATAGGCCATAGGCGCTCTCCGTTACGCTCACCGATCTCAACCAAATCGGCCGTAATCTGTTGATCGCCCCAGATGCCCGCAATCTCCAAGCCCAGTGCGGCTCCGACATTACCGGTAAGGGTTGCGATATCAATCACCTTATCTGCGCCAAGTTTCGCTGCATGCAGCAGCGCATCCGCAATGATCAATCTCCCCTCCCCATCCGTATTCGCTACCTGAACGCTTAAACCATTCGGATAATGAACAACGGAAGAAGGAAGCATTGCATCCGGTCCCGATAAATTATCCGCAACGGCTATAAGCGCCGTTACGCGTACCGGAGCTTTTTGCGATACCAGAATATCCATTGCACCCACGACGGCTGCAGCGCCTCCCATATCCATACGTGCATCG
Above is a window of Paenibacillus sp. FSL K6-1330 DNA encoding:
- a CDS encoding 2Fe-2S iron-sulfur cluster-binding protein: MFKFWKNKKGRNSEANNSSIPEEMIEAVPDRIIELTGREVRRSVAPVLGMTVLDLAERNDVDWNSFCKRGTCARCRCMVAEGIEYLSEPNLAEEQRLDPEEIEEGYRLGCQSKIEAVGPIKIKHAPYF
- a CDS encoding AraC family transcriptional regulator — translated: MPKIEISHSKSDHFRFIKNPQLLFAGQVVDEDFFYGPPQIHDFCEIIYVVEGRGEFTIAGKVYELHKGDVAIYNPGIPHEERSITDGPFKVIYCGVDSLHIEGVPQGMLLPAYVEPVISCEKYAYKVESYLSEILRECDSQVLGYETLSTNLLMSLITVIYRIVDVKHQFQSLKGKNEIALRTKHFIDTNYTQSISLKDIADTMYVSQHYLSHLFKKEVGDSPFNYLISRRIEEAKRLLADSEMPIHEVASQVGYGNDKYFSMLFKKITGQTPSSFREQSKMGTE
- a CDS encoding C40 family peptidase codes for the protein MKKFVITLLGSAIIFSSGAVSAFADQQPNFQYQVKQLVGTPYKWGGTTTSGFDCSGFILYMFRNFDMDLPRTSQSQAQAGEHVDREDLRVGDLVFFNTSGSGISHAGVYIGDGQFAHASSSKGVRISKLSDSYYEPRYVTARRVLSQENYARLVGSAS
- a CDS encoding copper homeostasis protein CutC; translated protein: MLLEIIATCVDDAITAEKNGADRLELITAITEGGLTPGIGLVEEVVKAVQIPVHVMVRPHSRSFVYNEHDIATMMAEVKAIRKAGAAGVVLGMLTPEGKIDEDSLVKMLEWTGDMQVTFHRAFDELKDQFEGLRTLQKYPSVTRVLTSGGPQPAPQAIPRIRELVEQTAGSELKILAGNGLKWEIIHDFIDRTGVSEVHFGSAVRYGRSGLKPIDPVELRSLAESIHQ
- a CDS encoding rhamnulokinase family protein, whose protein sequence is MSKSSAVLAFDLGASSGRALLGEITSSDHESPGTLKITEIHRFANIPVQMGKHLHWNFPMLLQEVKHGIRKAFQAGYQPVSYGIDSWGVDYGLIDRNGELIGVPYHYRDLRTEGMVEETCDQVGRERLFQETGLQFMPFNTIFQLNAMLKSKSPMLEIADKFLLTPDLLNYFLTGVQACEFTMATTTQLYHVTEGKWNEPLMEELGLPASLFIEPVQPGTVIGRLQDTVAQELGVPAIKAIAVASHDTESAVVAVPANTSRFAYLVCGTWSLLGTELPEPLVHTDVLEADFSNEGGAYQTFQLLKNIMGLWILQECKRQWENQGLTYSFAELVELAQAAESFRSFINPDDLRFMNPADMTAEIRDYCRETGQPIPHSTGEYVQCILQSLALRYREVLERMEVLTGQYYDGLHMVGGGIQNELLCRYTANAMGRTVWAGPIEASAIGNMLVQFVANGTLRTREEGVELVKRSFPLAWYEPESNEDWEAAFQHYKTIVEQQQVQQ
- a CDS encoding class II aldolase/adducin family protein, with protein sequence MLNMDTRNELCKYAKKIVDSGLVVGPGGNISARAGDKMYLSPSGFALEEIEPEQWIEVDIPTGDITDIGLRPSSEVLMHLYGYRSNPDIGAMVHTHPSHCIAFTLVEKELPVMFPDQAALVGRTAYIPYIIPTTDLLADAVAEKVTAASSILLGNHGLVTTGRNLREAYYRTQVVEESAKIYLSAKAAGTPVPLTDQEVDDIAALESEDYRIQLLQKMK
- a CDS encoding stalk domain-containing protein; this translates as MLHKQIGKTAVAAVLALSLLGTAPHVGQVYAEPAISVKLDDVTLTFDAAPRVDKGVTYVPFRTVGEALGIQITWNSKTQTVKAIGSVKGQSTEVLLQVGSTTATVNGKQVKLAAPPVQREGRVLIPLSSFSSQFGVDVGWNQATRTVSLVSPQREMHLRAFYALQSFQERDLVASMNSVAFGWSRIDREGQFTLQGDEYRLPAAAGDVTPQSMVADAADQKIKPYLMVYALDGNGELTKVLSDSSLRQKSIEGITAAVTENGFGGVVLDFEGLGFKLDVVNQQKLLNDYVKQLKAALPHDIALSLAVPPLNSAYKGYDYKTLASIADDLIVMAYQYNPVGTKSQVPEPNSLVDQAIQLALQAGVPKQKLLLGISLSSETATSVDDKLGLAKRYDLKGAAFWRLGLFRLYNNGMEAAVNASVVKE
- a CDS encoding L-fucose isomerase; amino-acid sequence: MTIENDYRWRDGFPKIGIRPTIDGRRRGVRESLEEQTMNLAKAVAEMLTKELKYPNGEPVECVIADTCIGGVAEATAAAKKFKNAEVGLTITVTPCWCYGTETMDADPSRPKAVWGFNGTGRPGAVYLAAVLSAHAQKGLPAFGIYGEDVQDEGDTRIPDDVQEKLLRFARSGLAAAYMREQSYLSMGSVSMGIAGSIVDDSFFQEYLGMRNEYVDMSEFTRRLEEGIYDPEEYKQALAWVKENCTEGADNNPDHLQNSRERKDLEWETVVKMTLITRDLMIGNPRLKELGFEEEAQGHSAIASGFQGQRQWTDHSPNGDFLETILNSSFDWNGRRSPYIVATENDSLNGVGMLFGYLLTNTAQIFADVRTYWSPASVERVTGYKLEGKAENGILHLINSGSAALDGTGEQEIDGKPAMKPFWEITDEEVDRTLKATQWRPANLEYFRGGGYSTDYLTRGGMPMTMFRLNLVKGLGPVLQIAEGYSVDLPAEVHDTLDKRTDPTWPTTWFVPNLTGQGAFSSVYEVMNQWGANHGVISYGHIGADLITLASVLRIPVNMHNVPAEEVFRPRAWGMFGTTDPESADFRACQNFGPLYK
- a CDS encoding ROK family protein; protein product: MQTVWNKQQEFVVGVDLGGTKIAAALFDSEGQLLNREQMETAGARTAEEVVARITNMIRSVSDGHPLRGVGMASPGTVNSREGIVIHGTNLPEWTNVPLKAWMERDLYTEVQVLNDANAAAWGEYVRGAGRGSTNMVYVTLSTGIGSGIVLDGKLFLGSSSFAGELGHHIIDPSGPQCNCGSHGCWEVFASGTAIGQAASQRMLTQPSVISELAAAEVGVNAKHVFEAKRLYDPVAVEVIDRAIYYMALGLVNVIHSFNPDRIVIGGGVSRAGDLLFPQLREMTDKLVMPSYLGTYEIVPAGLRDDVGLVGAAALFQ